From Podospora bellae-mahoneyi strain CBS 112042 chromosome 3, whole genome shotgun sequence, the proteins below share one genomic window:
- a CDS encoding hypothetical protein (COG:I; EggNog:ENOG503NY7U), translating into MTDNPEDRARYIRLNVMFDIRPGLDKVNQLDLLETTTRLSSRGSLELRDAADRLIASSFCLEREGPVIKGRVCKGSIRCRFDPGSDDAKSLGTLFFSRITPDFEPHFLVQTDYRQRKE; encoded by the exons ATGACCGACAATCCCGAAGACCGGGCACGCTATATCAGACTCAATGTTATGTTTGATATAAGACCGGGTCTAGACAAGGTTAACCAACTGGATCTGTTGGAAACAACAACTCGTCTAAGTTCCAGAGGGAGCCTTGAACTGAGAGACGCGGCTGATAGGCTGATTGCAAGCTCATTTTGCCTCGAGAGGGAAGGCCCTGTGATCAAGGGCCGTGTTTGCAAAG GTTCCATCCGCTGCAGATTCGACCCCGGGAGCGATGATGCCAAATCCCTCGGCACTCTGTTTTTCAGCCGTATCACGCCCGATTTTGAGCCACATTTCTTGGTTCAGACCGATTACCGCCAGCGTAAAGAGTAA
- a CDS encoding hypothetical protein (COG:L; EggNog:ENOG503NTZ9), whose protein sequence is MPPRKRASDDSGWTPPAKALRLTFSQPSPPSQPSTSSQASTSSQPPSYSQPTAAEREAFQNPPLSPPEQAELIALTQADDEPLTQTDDEQLELYGGFASKIVGVRYYNGVVTIGEVVVSKREPSNQYDENAIRIDNVFGRQVGHIPRNVASKLAPYMDAGDINIEVVVSGPKEYYECPVQINIYGTSHPARRLALEDRLKKDRLLKATQLKTTRKQNELQRQAAENELRRQYAENERRPSMGLKSDRSAVGLPVPAPAPASETTLEDLTKASQSVNVRPTGGGFVQTLALSEEQLSQMPLAEQPKSIKAKLLPYQLQGLAWLTAKENPAFPQPGSPDSVQLWKRDAKGNYNNLGTNITVATPPSLLSGGILADDMGLGKTLQFISLIMTGGPGITLIVAPVSVISNWEQQIQRHVHEKDAPKVLLHHGTTRQTTAEALKEYGVVITSYGTLASEASGKGPLSQIEWRRIVLDEGHTIRNAKTKAALAACQLKAQSRWVLTGTPIINNIQDLHSLLRFLRITGGIEQPEVFNMVIGRPLALKQRRAVSLLQHLMNDLCLRRLKDMKFVDLKLPAKTEYIHRITFWEDEKKKYDALLSEAQGALRDFQSRKKGPGAEKNRFQSVLERLLRLRQTCVFSSVCIVTFALTCHSCNHWTLCKDRITDLLQLLEDNDVVPLNAKNRALLQQALQLFIESQEECPVCFEAMKSPVITHCKHAFCRPCISKVIEIQGKCPMCRASLSEDNLVEPAPEKGIEEMEVDNLDRETKSSKTEALLKILQATLKKEGSKVIIFSQWTSFLNVIQRQLDEAGYTYTRIDGSMNATKRDVAIKALDEDPNTRIMLASLAVCSVGLNLVSADTVVLADSWWAPAIEDQAVDRVHRLGQTRETTVWRLVMEGTVEERVLDIQAEKRELVGKAFQEREKKGEKRKETRMADVMKLLS, encoded by the exons ATGCCGCCTCGCAAACGTGCCTCCGACGACAGCGGGTGGACGCCCCCCGCCAAAGCCCTGCGTCTCACGTTTTCGCagccctcacctccttcgcAACCGTCCACTTCTTCACAGGCGTCAACTTCTTCGCAGCCGCCAAGCTATTCGCAGCCCACAGCCGCCGAGCGAGAGGCATTCCAGAATCCTCCCCTGAGTCCTCCCGAGCAAGCTGAGCTTATCGCCCTCACTCAGGCTGACGATGAGCCGCTCACTCAGACTGACGATGAACAGCTGGAGCTCTACGGTGGCTTTG CCTCAAAAATTGTCGGTGTGAGATACTACAATGGTGTCGTGACGATTGGCGAGGTCGTTGTTTCCAAACGAGAGCCCTCCAACCAGTACGACGAAAATGCCATTCGCATCGACAATGTGTTTGGCAGGCAAGTCGGTCACATTCCCCGCAATGTCGCGTCCAAGCTTGCTCCATACATG GACGCTGGAGACATTAACATTGAGGTTGTCGTCAGCGGGCCTAAAGAATATTATGAATGCCCAGTCCAGATCAACATCTACGGGACGAGTCATCCCGCGCGTCGCCTTGCTTTGGAGGACCGTCTCAAGAAAGACAGGCTGCTCAAGGCCACCCAGTTGAAGACTACCCGGAAGCAGAATGAGCTACAGCGTCAGGCTGCCGAGAATGAGCTGCGCCGTCAATATGCGGAGAATGAACGGCGTCCATCTATGGGTTTGAAGAGCGACAGGTCTGCCGTGGGATTGCCCGttccggctccggctcctgcGTCGGAAACCACTCTAGAGGACCTCACCAAGGCCAGTCAGTCCGTGAATGTTCGGCCAACTGGTGGAGGTTTTGTCCAGACGCTGGCCTTAAGCGAGGAGCAGCTCTCACAGATGCCCCTAGCTGAGCAACCCAAGTCCATCAAGGCCAAATTGCTGCCATATCAGCTCCAAGGTCTTGCTTGGCTGACCGCGAAGGAAAACCCAGCCTTCCCGCAACCTGGCTCCCCAGATTCGGTACAGCTTTGGAAACGCGATGCCAAGGGTAACTACAACAATCTTGgcaccaacatcaccgtTGCAACGCCCCCTTCTCTTCTGTCAGGAGGAATCCTGGCCGATGATATGGGTTTAGGCAAGACTCTGCAATTCATCAGTCTGATCATGACTGGAGGGCCCGGAATCACGCTTATTGTGGCGCCTGTGAGCGTAATAAGCAACTGGGAGCAACAGATTCAGCGCCATGTCCACGAGAAGGACGCCCCCAAGGTTCTTCTCCATCACGGCACGACCAGGCAGACCACTGCCGAGGCATTAAAGGAGTACGGTGTTGTCATTACAAGCTATGGTACCTTGGCTAGCGAGGCTTCTGGCAAAGGACCGCTTTCTCAGATTGAGTGGCGCCGGATTGTTCTCGATGAAGGTCACACCATTCGCAAcgccaagaccaaggctgCTTTGGCCGCTTGCCAGCTCAAGGCGCAGTCACGATGGGTTCTGACGGGAACCCCCAT catcaacaacatccaagATCTGCACTCTCTGCTTAGATTCCTCCGCATCACTGGTGGTATCGAGCAACCAGAAGTGTTCAACATGGTGATTGGTAGACCTCTAGCGCTTAAGCAGCGTCGCGCCGTgtctcttcttcagcacctTATGAACGATCTTTGTCTCCGTCGTCTCAAAGACATGAAGTTTGTGGACCTCAAGCTTCCGGCCAAGACCGAGTACATCCACCGTATCACCTTctgggaggatgagaagaagaaatatGACGCTTTGCTTTCTGAAGCGCAGGGCGCGCTGAGGGATTTCCAGAGCCGCAAGAAAGGGCCTGGTGCCGAGAAGAATAGATTCCAGAGTGTGCTTGAGAGACTTTTGCGTCTTCGCCAAACGTGTGTGTTCTCGTCTGTTTGTATTGTGACTTTCGCACTAACGTGCCACAGCTGCAATCACTGGACACTGTGCAAGGATCGCATCACCgaccttcttcagctcctcgaAGACAACGATGTCGTGCCACTCAACGCCAAGAACCGCGCCCTTTTGCAGCAGGCCCTCCAATTGTTCATAGAAAGCCAAGAGGAGTGTCCTGTTTGCTTCGAGGCCATGAAGAGCCCGGTCATCACTCACTGCAAGCATGCTTTCTGTCGGCCTTGCATTTCCAAGGTGATTGAAATCCAGGGCAAGTGCCCTATGTGTCGGGCTAGCCTGTCCGAAGACAACTTGGTTGAGCCCGCACCTGAAAAGGGCATCGAAGAAATGGAGGTGGACAACCTCGACCGTGAGACCAAGAGTTCCAAAACCGAAGCCTTGCTCAAGATTTTGCAAGCTACcctgaagaaggaggggtcaaaagtcatcatcttcagTCAGTGGACCTCCTTCCTCAATGTCATCCAGCGTCAGCTTGACGAGGCTGGCTACACCTACACTCGTATTGACGGCAGCATGAACGCCACCAAACGTGACGTGGCTATCAAGGCTCTTGACGAGGACCCCAACACAAGGATCATGCTGGCTAGTTTGGCGGTTTGCAGTGTGGGATTGAACTTGGTGTCTGCTGATACTGTCGTTTTGGCAGATAGCTGGTGGGCGCCTGCGATTGAGGATCAGGCAGTGGATCGTGTGCATCGGTTGGGGCAGACGCGGGAGACGACggtgtggaggttggtgatggaggggacggtggaggagagggtgctggacatccaggcggagaagagggagttggtggggaAGGCGTTTCAGgaaagggagaagaagggggagaagaggaaggagacgaggatggcggaCGTGATGAAGTTGCTTTCTTGA
- a CDS encoding hypothetical protein (CAZy:AA9; EggNog:ENOG503NYF5; COG:G), with translation MRSNLFIASLATTFASLATAHTVLTTVFVNGVNQGDGTCIRMSKNPDRATFPIEGINNANMACGLEGATPVAFTCPAPAGSTLTFAFREWADEPTKGAGPIDPSHIGSVAIYLKQVSNIATTNPAGGGWFKIYSDGYDSSRKQWSAKKLIADKGLLSFSLPSGLPTGYYLARSEILAIHDISGSGPQFFVNCAQLFVSGSTTGTVSIPSDKSVSIPGYVKYSDPGVTYNVYESNPDTKPYKVVGPAIFRPSGPGPSTNAKQTDGVIPAGCILKNANWCAKEVPDYSNENECWKASDDCWAQLDKCYTSAPPSGSRGCKVWQEKKCDKIVDSCRSGDWKGPRNKGQKSKNYRRRAGRD, from the exons ATGCGGTCCAACCTCTTCATAGCCAGTCTGGCTACCACCTTTGCCTCCCTGGCAACAGCTCACACagtcctcaccaccgtcttCGTCAACGGCGTCAACCAAGGTGATGGCACTTGCATCCGCATGTCCAAGAACCCCGACCGCGCCACCTTTCCCATTGAAggcatcaacaacgccaacATGGCCTGCG gccTCGAAGGCGCCACCCCCGTGGCCTTCACCTGCCCAGCACCCGCGGGCTCAACCCTCACCTTTGCCTTCCGCGAATGGGCCGACGAGCCCACCAAGGGCGCCGGCCCCATCGACCCCTCCCACATTGGCTCAGTAGCAATCTACCTCAAGCAAGTCTCCAACATAGCCACCACAAACCctgccggcggcggctggtTCAAGATCTACTCCGACGGCTATGACTCCTCTCGCAAGCAATGGTCAGCAAAGAAGCTCATCGCGGACAAGggcctcctctccttctccctcccctccggctTGCCAACAGGTTACTACCTCGCCCGCTCAGAAATCCTCGCCATCCACGACATCTCCGGCTCAGGACCCCAATTCTTTGTCAACTGCGCCCAGTTGTTTGTGTCGGGGTCCACCACGGGAACGGTGTCCATTCCCTCGGATAAATCAGTCTCCATCCCCGGCTATGTCAAGTACTCCGATCCGGGAGTTACATACAATGTTTATGAATCCAACCCTGATACCAAACCTTACAAAGTTGTCGGGCCTGCTATTTTCCGTCCATCTGGTCCTGGCCCCAGCACAAACGCTAAGCAAACCGACGGTGTGATCCCAGCGGGTTGTATTCTCAAGAACGCGAACTGGTGCGCAAAGGAAGTGCCGGATTATAGCAACGAGAATGAGTGCTGGAAGGCGAGCGATGACTGCTGGGCGCAGTTGGATAAATGTTATACTTCTGCGCCGCCGAGCGGCTCGAGGGGGTGTAAAGTCTGGCAAGAGAAGAAGTGTGACAAGATTGTGGATAGTTGCCGGAGTGGGGATTGGAAGGGGCCGAGGAATAAGGGGCAGAAG AGTAAAAACTataggaggagggcggggagggactAG
- a CDS encoding hypothetical protein (EggNog:ENOG503PE42; COG:S) encodes MPNLFCSSKKITPPSQRHHFSYILIPANTLNLTRQFLFIFYLDLLESIVEHCPVPSSILPTWNSAHQSQQLTMTSPKINMWLERARGELTSSELVELLTAIGKHLADHEEQPGIHTLLEGASPRTDKDTDLASLLCMLCLEIGKTTSFKYKADLVTHLLNFHLKNHCRWECPQSGCGKPFDSTHGMKEHLKEAGHEMIHCGKLEDLLEDCKTALCPQVVFACGAKVCREVVIVSDPSEPARIAATAKDYCKHIANHVVLGHEWSFSNRLGNLMRQDGVYEAFTARGNNVEHFNWQPHTSFVLKKVLETRHFNAQDIKLLVLWAEKLGFGSYSLPTSPILTEPLLSISLPKKSESCAWCNKSPTALFPHGIPFHGFSYSQASETPTGVASLPASSHVEFVAAQNEMGRSLTGIKSNLEGYPLGTAVPGGHGQLYNNYPSTSQQPSTTRPASLMGDMHAPHEPLSGINDTLRGLPLAGTGSLFSAGQTAGAFGMRTNDPSASQQAYTPWPDLVMDEYDAPHEMDQEDTPVWTRNTNGH; translated from the exons ATGCCAAATCTATTCTGCTCTTCCAAAAAGATCACGCCTCCATCCCAAAGACATCACTTTTCTTATATTTTGATACCCGCGAACACACTCAACCTCACTCGACAGTTCCTGTTCATTTTCTATCTGGACCTGTTAGAGTCCATCGTCGAACATTGTCCCGTTCCCTCTTCAATACTACCAACCTGGAACTCGGCGCACCAATCTCAGCAGCTCACAATGACTTCACCCAAGATCAACATGTGGCTTGAAAGAGCCCGAGGTGAATTGACAAGCAGCGAACTTGTCGAACTTCTTACGGCTATCGGAAAGCATCTTGCCGATCATGAAGAGCAACCGGGAATCCACACACTGTTAGAGGGCGCCTCAC CCCGGACAGACAAGGACACCGACCTTGCCTCCCTTCTTTGTATGCTGTGTTTGGAAATCGGGAAAACTACCTCCTTCAAGTATAAAGCCGATCTTGTCACGCATTTGCTCAATTTTCACCTCAAGAACCACTGTCGGTGGGAGTGCCCCCAGAGCGGCTGCGGCAAGCCCTTTGACTCCACTCATGGGATGAAAGAACATCTGAAGGAGGCTGGCCATGAAATGATTCACTGTGGGAAACTGGAAGACTTACTGGAAGACTGCAAAACTGCATTATGCCCACAGGTCGTCTTTGCATGTGGTGCAAAGGTTTGCAGGGAGGTCGTTATAGTATCCGACCCCTCCGAACCTGCAAGAATTGCTGCAACCGCTAAAGACTACTGCAAGCACATCGCCAACCACGTCGTCCTAGGTCACGAGTGGTCTTTTTCAAATCGTTTGGGGAATCTCATGCGCCAAGATGGTGTGTATGAGGCCTTCACGGCTCGGGGCAACAACGTGGAACACTTCAATTGGCAGCCGCATACCTCGTTcgtgttgaagaaggtgttggagaCTCGCCATTTCAATGCTCAGGATATTAAACTGTTGGTCCTCTGGGCTGAAAAGCTCGGCTTCGGATCCTACTCCCTACCCACCTCGCCGATACTGACAGAGCCACTCTTGAGCATCTCACTTCCTAAAAAAAGTGAGAGCTGTGCCTGGTGCAACAAAAGTCCCACTGCTTTATTTCCCCACGGGATTCCTTTTCACGGCTTCAGTTACTCGCAGGCCTCTGAAACCCCGACTGGAGTGGCTTCACTACCGGCATCCAGTCATGTTGAGTTTGTGGCTGCTCAAAATGAGATGGGCCGATCGCTTACAGGCATCAAGAGCAATCTAGAAGGCTATCCTCTGGGC ACCGCGGTTCCCGGTGGACATGGTCAACTGTACAATAACtatccctcaacctcccagcAGCCTTCTACAACTCGGCCGGCTTCCTTGATGGGCGACATGCATGCACCTCATGAGCCACTATCTGGGATCAACGACACTCTTCGTGGCCTTCCCCTGGCCGGCACGGGCAGCTTATTTTCTGCCGGTCAAACTGCTGGTGCGTTTGGCATGCGCACCAACGATCCCTCGGCCTCCCAGCAGGCTTATACACCTTGGCCGGATCTAGTGATGGATGAATATGATGCACCCCATGAAATGGATCAAGAGGACACTCCAGTTTGGACAAGGAACACCAACGGCCACTGA